In a single window of the Pseudogemmatithrix spongiicola genome:
- a CDS encoding serine/threonine-protein kinase, whose protein sequence is MSESRPGIPAKLSERYDIREEIGAGGMAVVFDAWDRRHERAVAVKLIRPELTSKAMVERFEREIAVAARLVHPHVVPVFDSGVEGETMYFVMPRLTGGTLRDRLKAGGGLPLAEVRRLAEQIGGALDYAHGFGLIHRDVKPENILYASGSFLLADFGVARGGSAPGLASGSASTTGAFLGTPSYASPEQLYADRELTTASDQYSFACVLFEALTGQKPFPTQNVVEIVVAHTTEPPPEVSTFRADVPPVMEAALKRALAKQPDDRFPSVAAFLEVFLANLETTAALRQVWTPRTRAAAVLLLVGSLGAGLFVGGRLKDGDPADRARSIAVLPCRNLSGDPAQDYFSDGVTEQIIAQLSALPDLHVINMLSVMRFRGTTKEAREIGRELDADLLVLCTANRQPEGVRIGAQVVDAASGNVLMTRDYTDSTSGILKPQLDASMHIVQALSVTMRGTQRPGPTTTITQDSAYSLYMRGRHAWHRSTLDGLESAGQLLRQAVQQDPNFALAWAGVADVHLSFVGRWMAPPTPQYTAAEAAVASALRAQPSLGEALAARARLRHRRDWNFEGAAQDLRAARRATPSAWQPYLDYAKLMSVQARHEDAITLASTGLRLDPLNALNVLGLAEILYHARRFDDALVQVDRAIELEPEFAFNQLWRAMILISLARPEDAARAALRATQLAGRHPGMLAILARAEADAGRPEMARELLREMRRASAVAYVPPTLEAVVHIGLGDRDAAVDALTRAVGERDWFISELAVHPLADGVRDDPRVRALLTQMGLERVPTPGPAVPAAASGRRSAIE, encoded by the coding sequence GTGAGCGAATCCCGCCCCGGCATCCCCGCCAAACTCTCCGAGCGCTACGATATCCGCGAGGAGATCGGCGCGGGCGGTATGGCCGTCGTCTTCGACGCTTGGGATCGGCGCCACGAGCGCGCCGTCGCGGTCAAGCTCATCCGGCCCGAACTCACCAGCAAGGCGATGGTCGAGCGCTTCGAGCGCGAGATCGCCGTCGCCGCGCGCCTCGTCCATCCGCACGTCGTGCCCGTCTTCGACTCCGGCGTCGAAGGCGAAACGATGTACTTCGTGATGCCGCGCCTCACCGGCGGCACGCTGCGCGATCGCCTCAAGGCCGGGGGCGGGCTGCCGCTCGCGGAAGTGCGACGGCTGGCCGAGCAGATCGGCGGGGCCCTCGACTACGCGCACGGCTTCGGGCTCATCCACCGCGACGTCAAGCCGGAGAACATCCTCTACGCCTCCGGCAGCTTCCTGTTGGCCGATTTCGGAGTCGCCCGCGGCGGCAGCGCGCCGGGACTCGCGAGCGGCAGCGCCAGCACCACGGGGGCCTTTCTCGGTACGCCGTCCTACGCGAGTCCGGAGCAGCTCTACGCCGACCGCGAACTCACGACCGCCAGCGACCAGTACTCCTTCGCTTGTGTGCTGTTCGAGGCGCTGACCGGCCAGAAGCCGTTCCCGACGCAAAACGTCGTCGAGATCGTCGTCGCGCACACCACGGAGCCGCCGCCCGAGGTGAGCACCTTCCGCGCCGACGTGCCGCCGGTGATGGAGGCTGCGCTCAAGCGGGCGCTGGCCAAGCAGCCAGACGATCGCTTCCCGTCAGTGGCCGCCTTCCTCGAGGTGTTCCTTGCCAACCTCGAGACCACCGCCGCGCTGCGTCAGGTCTGGACGCCGCGTACGCGCGCCGCCGCCGTGCTGCTGTTGGTCGGCAGCCTTGGCGCCGGCCTCTTCGTCGGCGGCAGGCTCAAGGACGGCGACCCTGCGGACCGTGCACGCAGCATCGCCGTGCTGCCCTGCCGCAATCTCAGCGGCGATCCCGCGCAGGACTACTTCAGCGACGGCGTCACCGAGCAGATCATCGCACAGCTCTCCGCCCTCCCCGACCTGCACGTCATCAACATGCTCTCCGTGATGCGCTTCCGCGGGACGACCAAGGAGGCCCGCGAGATCGGACGCGAGCTCGATGCCGACCTGCTCGTGCTCTGCACCGCGAACCGCCAGCCCGAGGGCGTCCGCATCGGCGCGCAGGTCGTGGATGCCGCATCGGGCAACGTGCTGATGACCCGCGACTACACCGACAGCACGTCGGGCATCCTCAAGCCGCAGCTCGACGCGTCGATGCACATCGTGCAGGCGCTGAGCGTGACGATGCGCGGCACCCAGCGGCCAGGCCCGACCACGACAATCACGCAGGACAGCGCCTACTCGCTCTACATGCGCGGGCGGCATGCCTGGCACCGGTCGACGCTCGACGGCCTCGAGAGCGCCGGGCAATTGCTCAGGCAGGCGGTGCAGCAGGATCCGAACTTCGCGCTGGCCTGGGCCGGCGTCGCCGACGTACACCTCTCGTTCGTCGGGCGCTGGATGGCGCCGCCGACGCCGCAGTACACCGCCGCCGAGGCTGCCGTCGCGTCGGCACTGCGAGCGCAACCGAGCCTCGGCGAGGCACTGGCGGCGCGAGCGCGTCTGCGGCATCGCCGGGACTGGAACTTCGAGGGCGCCGCGCAGGATCTTCGCGCCGCACGGCGCGCCACGCCGAGCGCTTGGCAGCCGTATCTCGACTATGCGAAGCTCATGTCCGTCCAGGCGCGCCACGAGGATGCCATCACGCTGGCGAGCACGGGCTTGCGCCTCGATCCGCTCAACGCCCTGAACGTCCTCGGCCTCGCCGAGATCCTCTACCATGCGCGGCGATTCGACGACGCCTTGGTGCAGGTCGATCGCGCAATCGAGCTCGAACCGGAGTTCGCGTTCAATCAACTCTGGCGCGCGATGATCCTCATCAGCCTCGCGCGCCCCGAGGACGCGGCGCGCGCCGCGCTACGGGCCACGCAACTGGCCGGGCGGCATCCGGGGATGCTGGCGATCCTCGCCCGCGCCGAGGCCGACGCCGGCCGTCCCGAGATGGCGCGCGAACTCCTGCGCGAGATGCGCCGCGCGTCGGCCGTCGCCTATGTGCCGCCCACGCTCGAAGCCGTGGTGCACATCGGACTCGGTGACCGCGACGCCGCGGTCGATGCCCTGACGCGCGCGGTGGGCGAGCGCGACTGGTTCATCTCCGAGCTCGCCGTGCATCCGTTGGCGGACGGCGTGCGGGATGACCCGCGCGTGCGAGCGCTGCTGACGCAGATGGGATTGGAGCGGGTCCCAACGCCCGGGCCGGCCGTTCCCGCGGCCGCCTCCGGCCGCCGGAGCGCCATCGAGTGA
- a CDS encoding metallophosphoesterase family protein: MTLRRFAAGMLALTACASGPRPAFEHALPGPALPWTHATFDTTGGRFTFAIVSDLNGGERRDVFALAVRQLASLRPELVMSVGDLIDGPTANADSLTREWDDFDARARAMPAPFFRVGGNHDLTGDELKDVWRSRYGPTYYAFVYKQALFLVLDTEDLAPERAREIFVARTKAVQAAAENQGGQDTLSYYRMQERATGDIGAEQAAYMQRAIAEQAGVRWTFLFLHKPVWGNPADDDFKAIERALAGRPYTVFSGHLHSLALRERLGREYYTLGTTGGSQNPRDPMAFDHLTLVTMTQDGPAITHLRLEGILGRDGKLPPVTP; this comes from the coding sequence ATGACGCTTCGCCGATTCGCCGCTGGCATGCTGGCCCTCACCGCCTGCGCCAGCGGTCCCCGTCCCGCGTTCGAGCACGCCCTGCCGGGCCCCGCGCTGCCGTGGACGCACGCCACCTTCGACACCACGGGCGGACGTTTCACCTTCGCCATCGTCTCTGACCTGAATGGCGGCGAACGCCGCGATGTGTTCGCGCTGGCGGTGCGCCAGCTCGCGTCGCTGCGCCCCGAACTCGTGATGAGCGTTGGCGACCTGATCGACGGGCCGACCGCGAACGCCGATTCCCTCACGCGGGAGTGGGACGACTTCGACGCCCGCGCCCGCGCGATGCCGGCGCCGTTCTTCCGCGTCGGCGGCAACCACGACCTCACCGGTGACGAATTGAAGGACGTCTGGCGCTCGCGCTACGGGCCCACGTACTACGCCTTCGTGTACAAGCAGGCGCTGTTCCTGGTCCTCGACACCGAGGATCTCGCGCCCGAACGGGCGCGGGAGATCTTCGTCGCGCGCACGAAGGCCGTGCAGGCGGCCGCGGAGAACCAGGGCGGGCAGGACACGCTGTCCTACTACCGCATGCAGGAGCGCGCCACGGGTGACATCGGCGCGGAGCAGGCCGCCTACATGCAACGCGCGATCGCCGAGCAGGCGGGCGTGCGCTGGACGTTCCTCTTCCTGCATAAGCCCGTCTGGGGCAACCCTGCCGACGACGACTTCAAGGCAATCGAACGCGCGCTCGCTGGCCGTCCGTATACGGTCTTCAGCGGCCACTTGCACTCGTTGGCGCTGCGGGAACGCCTCGGCCGCGAGTACTACACGCTCGGCACGACGGGCGGCAGTCAGAACCCGCGTGACCCGATGGCCTTCGATCACCTCACGTTGGTGACGATGACGCAGGATGGACCCGCCATCACCCACTTGCGCCTCGAGGGCATCCTCGGGCGCGACGGCAAACTCCCACCGGTGACTCCGTGA
- a CDS encoding S9 family peptidase yields the protein MTTRLLPLASLALSVLAQPLAAQAPFTLDQVMSAPYPTGLTAAATGERLAWTLNERGLRNIWVAEGPAFAARRLTNYETDDGQELTSVSISADGRWVVYVRGGDFGSNWDDALPVNPLGATQPVKVEMWAVPFAGGTPVSLGDGLNPVISPKSDVVVFERARQLWSVPIDGSSPARRLFEQRGSASDAQFSPDGSQIAFVSGRGDHSYIAIYKDAATPLRYLVPTTNRDGSPRWSPDGTQIAFVRRPGAGGAVVNSLEPQPNPFAIWVADVRTGEARERWASARTLRGSVPTTHGGVNLHWAAGDRLVFMHMADNWSHLYSMTARGREAPLLLTPGEHMAEHVTMSADGRYVLYSGNTGNTPGDIDRRHVVRAAVDRQQLDVLTPGTGLEWTPVSMANGRIAAIGATAQRPPVPFVLEMASGGPARADARADAPRRWLGADRVPAEFPAARLVTPRQVIYTSSDGVRVHAQLFEPAANAGASAGGRTAAKRPAVVYVHGGPPRQMLLGWHYGDYYWNAYAMNQYLASRGFIVLSINYRLGIGYGHDFQRPPKAGIAGASEYLDVKAAGEWLRTQPNVDGSRIGIYGGSYGGYLTALALGRDSDLFAAGVDIHGVHDFTSDGGGRIGANTWRYERPAGEVERLARLAWESSPVSAIDTWKSPALFIHADDDRNVRFSQTVDLLQRLRAKGVELEEITIVDDTHHFMLHANQRRVNAAIAEYLERKLRPGQ from the coding sequence GTGACGACCCGACTCCTCCCACTGGCCTCCCTCGCGCTCAGCGTGCTTGCGCAGCCGCTGGCGGCGCAGGCCCCGTTCACGCTCGACCAAGTGATGAGCGCGCCGTATCCCACAGGCCTCACCGCCGCGGCCACCGGGGAGCGTCTCGCCTGGACGCTCAACGAGCGCGGCCTCCGCAACATCTGGGTGGCCGAGGGTCCCGCCTTCGCCGCGCGGCGTCTCACCAACTACGAGACGGACGACGGCCAGGAACTCACCTCGGTGAGCATCTCGGCCGACGGCCGCTGGGTCGTGTACGTGCGCGGCGGCGATTTCGGCTCCAACTGGGACGACGCGTTGCCCGTGAACCCGCTCGGTGCGACGCAGCCCGTGAAGGTCGAGATGTGGGCCGTGCCCTTCGCCGGTGGAACGCCCGTGTCGCTGGGCGATGGCCTGAACCCGGTGATCTCGCCGAAGAGCGATGTGGTGGTGTTCGAGCGCGCGCGGCAGCTCTGGTCCGTGCCGATCGACGGTTCCTCGCCTGCACGGCGGCTCTTCGAGCAGCGCGGCAGCGCGAGTGATGCGCAGTTCTCGCCGGATGGTTCGCAGATCGCGTTCGTGAGCGGCCGCGGCGACCACAGCTACATCGCCATCTATAAGGATGCGGCCACGCCGCTGCGCTACCTCGTGCCGACGACGAACCGTGACGGCTCGCCGCGCTGGTCGCCGGACGGCACGCAGATCGCCTTCGTGCGCCGTCCGGGCGCGGGCGGTGCGGTGGTGAACTCGCTGGAGCCGCAGCCGAATCCCTTCGCCATCTGGGTGGCGGATGTACGCACGGGTGAGGCGCGCGAGCGCTGGGCCAGTGCGCGCACGCTGCGCGGCAGCGTGCCCACCACACACGGTGGCGTTAACCTGCACTGGGCGGCCGGTGATCGCCTGGTGTTCATGCATATGGCCGACAACTGGTCGCATCTCTACTCGATGACCGCGCGTGGACGCGAGGCGCCGCTGCTGCTCACGCCGGGCGAGCACATGGCCGAGCACGTGACGATGTCGGCGGATGGGCGTTATGTGCTTTACTCCGGGAACACCGGCAACACGCCGGGCGACATCGATCGCCGGCATGTCGTGCGCGCGGCGGTGGACCGCCAGCAGCTCGACGTGCTCACCCCCGGCACTGGACTCGAGTGGACGCCGGTAAGCATGGCGAATGGTCGCATCGCCGCGATCGGTGCTACGGCGCAGCGTCCGCCGGTTCCCTTCGTGCTCGAGATGGCGAGTGGCGGGCCCGCGCGCGCGGATGCGCGCGCGGATGCGCCGCGCCGCTGGCTCGGCGCGGACCGCGTGCCCGCAGAGTTCCCGGCAGCACGTCTCGTCACGCCGCGACAGGTCATCTACACCTCAAGCGACGGCGTCCGCGTGCACGCGCAGCTCTTCGAGCCAGCCGCGAACGCGGGGGCGAGCGCTGGCGGCCGTACCGCCGCCAAGCGCCCGGCGGTGGTGTACGTCCATGGCGGTCCGCCGCGGCAGATGCTGCTCGGCTGGCACTACGGCGACTACTACTGGAACGCCTACGCGATGAACCAGTATCTCGCGAGCCGCGGGTTCATCGTGCTGAGCATCAACTATCGCTTGGGCATCGGCTATGGGCACGACTTCCAGCGTCCGCCGAAGGCCGGCATCGCCGGCGCGAGCGAGTATCTCGACGTGAAGGCCGCCGGTGAGTGGCTCCGCACGCAGCCGAACGTGGATGGCTCGCGCATCGGCATCTACGGGGGCAGCTATGGCGGCTATCTCACCGCGTTGGCCCTCGGCCGCGACAGCGATCTCTTCGCCGCCGGTGTGGACATCCACGGCGTGCATGACTTCACCAGCGACGGCGGCGGGCGCATCGGCGCCAACACGTGGCGCTACGAACGTCCGGCCGGCGAAGTCGAGCGTCTCGCGCGACTCGCGTGGGAGAGCTCGCCGGTTTCCGCCATCGACACGTGGAAGTCGCCGGCTTTGTTCATCCATGCCGACGACGACCGCAATGTCCGCTTCAGCCAGACGGTGGACCTGCTGCAGCGGCTGCGCGCCAAGGGCGTGGAGCTCGAGGAGATTACCATCGTGGACGACACGCACCACTTCATGCTGCACGCCAACCAGCGGCGCGTGAATGCGGCGATCGCCGAGTATTTGGAGCGGAAGCTGAGGCCTGGGCAGTAG
- a CDS encoding DUF2200 domain-containing protein, giving the protein MKLERVFAMKFSAVYPLYVAKAERKQRTKAEVDQVIRWLTGYTAAGLAKQLKREVDLRTFFAEAPTPNPNVALITGVVCGVRVEQVEDPLMQKIRYLDKLVDELAKGWPMEKVLRKAPVSAR; this is encoded by the coding sequence ATGAAGCTCGAACGCGTCTTCGCCATGAAGTTCTCCGCGGTGTATCCGCTCTACGTCGCCAAGGCCGAGCGGAAGCAGCGCACGAAAGCCGAGGTGGACCAGGTGATCCGCTGGCTCACGGGCTACACCGCGGCGGGGCTGGCCAAGCAGCTCAAGCGCGAGGTGGACTTGCGCACGTTCTTCGCGGAGGCGCCCACGCCCAACCCGAACGTGGCGCTGATCACCGGCGTGGTCTGCGGCGTGCGGGTCGAGCAGGTGGAGGATCCGCTTATGCAGAAGATCCGCTATCTCGACAAGCTTGTCGATGAATTAGCGAAGGGCTGGCCGATGGAGAAGGTCTTGCGCAAGGCGCCAGTCAGCGCTCGCTGA
- a CDS encoding YdeI/OmpD-associated family protein, protein MPPVVVDPARIKPFRDAAAFERWLTANHAKAEELWIRIYKKNSGVVSITYAEALDVVLCWGWIDGIVKRYDELSYLQRFTPRRAKSLWSQVNREHVARLIKAKRMTPHGLRHVEAAKRDGRWDAAYAPIRSVSAESIPDDLRAAIRANAKAERTFQSLNKMNLFALAFRTNAMRTPAGRAKKIAALVAMLAKGETITPLPKPAKKK, encoded by the coding sequence ATGCCCCCCGTCGTCGTCGATCCTGCCCGCATCAAGCCCTTCCGCGACGCCGCCGCCTTCGAGCGCTGGCTCACCGCAAATCACGCCAAGGCGGAGGAGCTCTGGATCCGCATCTACAAGAAGAACTCCGGCGTGGTGAGCATCACCTACGCCGAGGCCCTCGACGTGGTGCTCTGCTGGGGCTGGATCGACGGCATCGTCAAGCGCTACGATGAACTGTCGTACCTGCAACGCTTCACACCGCGCCGCGCGAAGAGCCTGTGGAGCCAGGTGAACCGCGAGCACGTCGCACGCTTGATCAAGGCGAAGCGCATGACGCCGCACGGACTCCGTCACGTCGAGGCCGCGAAGCGGGACGGGCGCTGGGATGCCGCCTACGCACCGATCCGCAGCGTCTCCGCGGAGAGCATCCCCGATGACTTGCGCGCCGCCATCCGCGCAAACGCCAAGGCCGAGCGCACGTTTCAATCGCTCAACAAGATGAACCTCTTCGCCCTCGCCTTCCGCACGAACGCAATGCGCACGCCGGCGGGACGGGCGAAGAAGATCGCCGCGCTGGTCGCCATGCTCGCGAAGGGCGAGACGATCACGCCATTGCCGAAGCCGGCCAAGAAGAAGTAG
- a CDS encoding M48 family metalloprotease produces the protein MHRRSLTLALLMAALSGCAINPATGRRELMMISESQEIAMGREYDPQIVAEMGLVPDSALQRYVAALGMPMAAKSERPNLPWTFRVVDDPIVNAFAVPGGFIYITRGILAHFNSEAQLVAVLGHEIGHVTARHSAAQMSRQQLAQAGLALGSIASERFAQVANIGGAGLGVLFLKYGRDDETQADALGLRYMRQSNHDVREMPGVYAMLATLSGGAGGRATPDWLSTHPAPEDRQARIQRAIAAMPQDSLGSLIERESYLQRLNGLVYGNNPRQGYFVGQRFNHPDLRFTLTFPEGWATQNATQAVTAMSASKDAIIQLTLSRAPSADSAARAFAAQQGVQAGAIVRPALTAFASSVALPFAAVIEADTLRGRVLFLEHGGLVLQLLAYGPSTGWASHQVVAERALGTFAVLTDRAALEVQPRRLQIVRVDRAMTMQQLRAARTSPLSAEQLALLNQVRVDEVLTVGRSVKWVVGQ, from the coding sequence ATGCACCGCCGTTCCCTGACCCTCGCCCTGCTCATGGCCGCACTCAGCGGCTGCGCCATCAACCCGGCCACCGGCCGGCGCGAACTGATGATGATCTCCGAGAGCCAGGAGATCGCGATGGGGCGCGAGTACGATCCGCAGATCGTCGCCGAGATGGGCCTCGTGCCCGACTCTGCCTTGCAGCGCTACGTCGCCGCGCTGGGCATGCCGATGGCCGCGAAGAGCGAACGGCCGAACCTCCCGTGGACCTTCCGCGTGGTGGACGACCCCATCGTGAACGCCTTCGCCGTGCCGGGCGGCTTCATCTACATCACGCGCGGCATCCTCGCGCACTTCAATTCCGAAGCGCAGCTCGTCGCCGTGCTCGGGCACGAGATCGGCCATGTCACGGCCCGCCACTCCGCGGCGCAGATGAGTCGGCAGCAACTCGCGCAGGCCGGACTCGCCCTCGGCAGCATTGCCAGCGAGCGCTTCGCGCAGGTGGCGAACATCGGCGGCGCCGGACTTGGCGTGCTGTTCCTCAAGTACGGCCGTGACGACGAGACGCAGGCTGATGCGTTGGGGCTGCGCTACATGCGGCAGAGCAATCACGACGTGCGCGAGATGCCTGGCGTGTACGCCATGCTTGCCACGCTGAGCGGCGGTGCCGGTGGACGCGCCACGCCGGATTGGCTGTCCACGCACCCTGCGCCGGAGGACCGGCAGGCGCGCATCCAGCGCGCCATCGCCGCGATGCCGCAGGATAGCCTCGGCAGCCTCATCGAGCGCGAGAGCTACCTGCAGCGCCTCAACGGCTTGGTGTACGGCAACAACCCGCGCCAGGGCTACTTCGTGGGGCAGCGATTCAATCATCCGGACCTGCGGTTTACGCTCACGTTCCCCGAGGGCTGGGCAACGCAGAATGCGACGCAGGCCGTGACGGCGATGAGCGCCAGCAAGGACGCGATCATCCAGTTGACGCTCAGTCGCGCTCCGAGCGCGGACTCAGCGGCGCGCGCGTTCGCGGCGCAGCAGGGCGTGCAGGCCGGTGCCATCGTCCGGCCGGCACTCACGGCGTTTGCGTCGTCGGTGGCGCTGCCGTTTGCGGCCGTGATCGAGGCCGATACCCTGCGCGGGCGCGTCCTTTTCCTCGAGCACGGGGGGTTGGTGTTGCAGCTGCTCGCGTATGGACCGTCGACGGGATGGGCCTCGCATCAGGTGGTAGCCGAGCGAGCGCTTGGGACGTTTGCGGTGCTGACGGACCGCGCGGCGCTGGAGGTGCAGCCGCGGCGGCTGCAGATCGTGCGCGTGGACCGGGCGATGAC